The following coding sequences are from one Streptomyces dengpaensis window:
- a CDS encoding HelD family protein, whose protein sequence is MAAQAQQETALDSVHDSVRDREISVEQEHLDRVYRRLEEKIDEAEFLMNDAAQRGQVGTPGALAERDAQVFRAGIHLNRLNNEFEDFLFGRIDLLQGKDGKKGPDGAYTAVEPAEGAVRDDNTADIAETLHIGRIGVLDADYAPLVIDWRAPAAAPFYRSTPVDPGRVVRRRVIRSKGRKVLGVEDDLMRPELKASLDGRELPAIGDGALMAALGQARSHTMRDIVASIQAEQDLVIRAPAASVTYVEGGPGTGKTAVALHRAAYLLYQDRRRYAGGILIVSPTPLLVAYTEGVLPSLGEEGQVAIRAIGSLVDGAEATLYDSPQVARAKGSYRMLKVLRKAARGVLEPGPNGARAGGAEQLALGGEAGGADRAGGAGPWARDGRGADGVPTRLRVVAFGRRLELEAAELDRIRRNALSGTAPVNLLRPRARKLLLDALWTQSGAGTRHADPELAAELRSSFDEDITSEDSFIAFLDAWWPELTPRDVLAAMADERRLGRWARRILNPGEVRRVARSLKRDGLSVHDVAMLDELQAILGTPARPRKRRDLDPLDQLSGLEELMPVREESQRERAERLAQERTEYAHVIVDEAQDLTPMQWRMVGRRGRHATWTVVGDPAQSSWSDPDEAAEARDEALGTRPRRRFTLTVNYRNPAEIAELAAKVLALAMPGSQSPSAVRSTGVEPRFVTTNNGHSAVVRDSTAQTVRQEAARLLDRVDGTVGVVVAMNRREEARRWLAGLGDRVVALGSLEAKGLEYDATVVVSPAEIADESPAGLRVLYVALTRATQQLTLVSGDRDEPDGHGVPDLLRD, encoded by the coding sequence GTGGCCGCTCAGGCTCAGCAGGAAACCGCGCTCGACTCGGTCCACGATTCCGTACGGGACCGGGAGATCAGCGTCGAACAGGAACATCTCGACCGGGTGTACCGGCGCCTCGAGGAGAAGATCGACGAGGCGGAGTTCCTGATGAACGACGCCGCCCAGCGCGGTCAGGTCGGTACGCCGGGGGCGCTCGCGGAGCGCGACGCCCAGGTGTTCCGGGCGGGAATCCACCTCAACCGCCTGAACAACGAGTTCGAGGACTTCCTCTTCGGCCGGATTGACCTGCTTCAGGGCAAGGACGGCAAGAAGGGTCCGGACGGCGCGTACACGGCGGTGGAACCGGCCGAGGGCGCGGTGCGGGACGACAACACCGCGGACATCGCGGAGACGCTCCACATCGGCCGTATCGGCGTACTGGACGCGGATTACGCCCCCCTGGTGATCGACTGGCGGGCGCCCGCGGCGGCCCCCTTCTACCGCTCGACCCCGGTCGACCCGGGCCGTGTCGTACGCCGCCGGGTCATCCGCTCCAAGGGCCGCAAGGTCCTCGGCGTCGAGGATGACCTGATGCGCCCGGAGCTGAAGGCCTCCCTCGACGGCCGCGAACTCCCGGCGATCGGCGACGGTGCCCTCATGGCCGCGCTCGGCCAGGCCCGCAGCCACACCATGCGCGACATCGTGGCGTCGATCCAGGCCGAGCAGGACCTCGTGATCCGTGCCCCCGCCGCCTCCGTCACGTACGTGGAGGGCGGCCCCGGCACGGGCAAGACGGCGGTGGCCCTGCACCGCGCCGCCTACCTCCTCTACCAGGACCGCCGCCGCTACGCGGGCGGCATCCTGATCGTCTCGCCCACCCCCCTGCTGGTCGCCTACACCGAGGGCGTCCTCCCCTCCCTCGGCGAGGAGGGCCAGGTCGCCATCCGCGCGATCGGCTCCCTCGTCGACGGCGCGGAGGCCACCCTGTACGACTCCCCGCAGGTGGCCCGCGCCAAGGGCTCGTACCGGATGCTCAAGGTGCTGCGGAAGGCGGCGCGGGGCGTGCTCGAGCCGGGGCCGAACGGGGCGCGGGCGGGCGGCGCCGAGCAGCTCGCCCTCGGCGGCGAGGCCGGTGGGGCCGACAGGGCCGGCGGGGCAGGGCCGTGGGCCCGTGACGGCCGTGGCGCCGATGGCGTTCCCACGCGGCTTCGCGTCGTCGCCTTCGGACGGCGGCTCGAGCTGGAGGCCGCCGAGCTGGACCGCATCCGGCGCAACGCGCTCAGCGGGACCGCGCCGGTCAACCTGTTGCGGCCGCGTGCGCGCAAGCTGCTGCTCGACGCGTTGTGGACGCAGTCGGGCGCCGGTACGCGGCACGCGGACCCGGAACTGGCCGCCGAGCTGCGGTCGTCGTTCGACGAGGACATCACGTCCGAGGACAGTTTCATCGCGTTCCTGGACGCGTGGTGGCCTGAGCTGACCCCGCGGGATGTCCTTGCCGCCATGGCCGACGAGCGGCGGCTCGGGCGCTGGGCCCGGCGGATCCTCAACCCCGGCGAGGTCCGCCGGGTGGCGCGCTCGCTCAAGCGGGACGGGCTCTCCGTGCACGACGTGGCCATGCTCGACGAGCTCCAGGCGATCCTCGGCACACCCGCGCGCCCCAGGAAGCGCCGCGACCTCGATCCGCTCGACCAGCTCAGCGGCCTCGAGGAGCTGATGCCCGTACGCGAGGAGTCGCAGCGCGAGCGCGCCGAGCGGCTCGCGCAGGAGCGGACCGAGTACGCGCACGTCATCGTCGACGAGGCGCAGGACCTCACGCCCATGCAGTGGCGGATGGTCGGGCGGCGGGGGCGTCATGCCACCTGGACCGTCGTCGGGGACCCGGCGCAGTCGTCCTGGTCCGACCCGGACGAGGCCGCCGAGGCCCGCGACGAGGCACTCGGGACCCGTCCCCGGCGCCGTTTCACCCTCACCGTCAACTACCGAAACCCCGCCGAGATCGCCGAGCTGGCCGCCAAGGTCCTCGCCCTCGCCATGCCGGGCTCACAGTCCCCGTCGGCCGTACGGTCCACGGGCGTCGAGCCCCGTTTTGTGACAACGAACAATGGACACAGCGCCGTCGTACGGGACTCGACGGCGCAGACGGTCAGGCAGGAGGCCGCACGGCTGCTCGACCGCGTCGACGGCACGGTCGGTGTCGTCGTCGCCATGAACCGCCGCGAGGAGGCCCGGCGCTGGCTGGCCGGGCTCGGCGACCGCGTGGTGGCGCTCGGCAGCCTGGAGGCGAAGGGACTGGAGTACGACGCGACGGTCGTCGTCTCGCCGGCGGAGATCGCCGACGAGTCACCGGCGGGCCTGCGCGTCCTGTACGTCGCCCTGACCCGCGCCACCCAGCAGCTGACCCTCGTCTCGGGCGACCGCGACGAGCCGGACGGGCACGGGGTGCCGGATCTTCTGCGGGACTGA
- a CDS encoding NAD-dependent malic enzyme, with product MATAPSVSYSMTVRLEVPASGTAVSQLTTAVESHGGSVTGLDVTASGHEKLRIDVTIAATSTAHADEIVEQLRTIEGVTLGKVSDRTFLMHLGGKIEMASKHPIRNRDDLSMIYTPGVARVCMAIAENPEDARRLTIKRNSVAVVTDGSAVLGLGNIGPKAALPVMEGKAALFKRFAGIDAWPLCLDTQDTDAIVEIVKAIAPGFAGINLEDISAPRCFEIEARLREALDIPVFHDDQHGTAIVVLAALTNALRVAGKAMGDIRVVMSGAGAAGTAILKLLIAAGVKNAVVADIHGVVHADRPDLVDAASDSPLRWVADNTNPEGLTGTLKEAVRGADVFIGVSAPNVLDGDDVAAMAEDAIVFALANPDPEVDPAIARQTAAVVATGRSDFPNQINNVLVFPGVFRGLLDAQSRTVNTEMMLAAATALADVVTEDELNPNYIIPSVFNDKVAGAVAGAVRNAARAAGVTEAGNNSV from the coding sequence ATGGCAACGGCGCCCAGCGTCTCCTACTCGATGACGGTCCGGCTGGAGGTGCCCGCGAGCGGAACCGCGGTCTCCCAGCTCACCACGGCCGTCGAGTCCCACGGAGGCTCGGTGACCGGCCTCGACGTGACCGCCTCCGGCCACGAGAAGCTCCGTATCGACGTCACCATCGCCGCGACCTCCACCGCGCACGCGGACGAGATCGTCGAGCAGCTGCGCACCATCGAGGGCGTCACACTCGGCAAGGTCTCCGACCGTACGTTCCTCATGCACCTCGGCGGCAAGATCGAGATGGCGTCGAAGCATCCGATCCGCAACCGTGACGACCTGTCCATGATCTACACCCCGGGCGTGGCCCGCGTGTGCATGGCGATCGCCGAGAACCCCGAGGACGCCCGCCGCCTCACCATCAAGCGCAATTCCGTTGCGGTCGTGACGGACGGCTCCGCGGTGCTGGGCCTCGGCAACATCGGCCCCAAGGCCGCCCTGCCCGTCATGGAGGGCAAGGCGGCCCTCTTCAAGCGCTTCGCCGGCATCGACGCCTGGCCGCTGTGCCTGGACACCCAGGACACCGACGCGATCGTCGAGATCGTGAAGGCCATCGCCCCCGGCTTCGCGGGCATCAACCTGGAGGACATCTCCGCGCCGCGCTGCTTCGAGATCGAGGCCCGCCTCCGCGAGGCCCTCGACATCCCCGTCTTCCACGACGACCAGCACGGCACCGCCATCGTCGTCCTCGCCGCCCTGACCAACGCCCTGCGCGTCGCGGGCAAGGCCATGGGCGACATCCGTGTCGTCATGTCCGGCGCGGGAGCCGCCGGTACGGCCATCCTCAAGCTGCTGATCGCAGCGGGCGTCAAGAACGCCGTCGTCGCCGACATCCACGGCGTCGTGCACGCGGACCGCCCGGACCTGGTCGACGCGGCGTCCGACTCGCCGCTGCGCTGGGTCGCCGACAACACCAACCCCGAGGGCCTCACGGGCACCCTGAAGGAGGCCGTCCGCGGCGCCGACGTCTTCATCGGCGTCTCCGCCCCGAACGTGCTCGACGGCGACGACGTGGCCGCCATGGCCGAGGACGCCATCGTGTTCGCGCTTGCGAACCCCGACCCCGAGGTCGACCCGGCAATCGCCCGTCAGACGGCGGCAGTTGTGGCCACCGGCCGCTCCGACTTCCCCAATCAGATCAACAACGTCCTGGTCTTCCCGGGTGTCTTCCGCGGCCTCCTGGACGCCCAGTCGCGTACGGTCAACACGGAGATGATGCTGGCCGCGGCGACCGCCCTCGCGGACGTGGTCACCGAGGACGAGCTCAACCCGAACTACATCATCCCGAGCGTCTTCAACGACAAGGTCGCGGGCGCGGTCGCCGGAGCGGTGCGCAATGCCGCGCGGGCGGCCGGGGTGACGGAGGCGGGCAACAACAGCGTGTGA
- a CDS encoding HU family DNA-binding protein: MNRSELVAALADRAEVTRKDADAVLAAFAETVGEIVAKGDEKVTIPGFLTFERTHRAARTARNPQTGDPIQIPAGYSVKVSAGSKLKEAAKGK, translated from the coding sequence ATGAACCGCAGTGAGCTGGTGGCCGCGCTGGCCGACCGCGCCGAGGTGACCCGCAAGGACGCCGACGCCGTTCTGGCCGCGTTCGCCGAGACCGTCGGCGAGATCGTCGCCAAGGGCGACGAGAAGGTCACCATCCCCGGCTTCCTGACCTTCGAGCGCACCCACCGTGCCGCTCGTACCGCGCGTAACCCGCAGACCGGCGACCCGATCCAGATCCCGGCCGGCTACAGCGTGAAGGTCTCCGCGGGCAGCAAGCTCAAGGAAGCCGCCAAGGGCAAGTAA
- the murA gene encoding UDP-N-acetylglucosamine 1-carboxyvinyltransferase has product MTVNDDVLLVHGGTPLEGEIRVRGAKNLVPKAMVAALLGSAPSRLRNVPDIRDVRVVRGLLQLHGVTVRPGEEPGELVLDPSHVESANVADIDAHAGSSRIPILFCGPLLHRLGHAFIPGLGGCDIGGRPIDFHFEVLRQFGARIEKRADGQYLEAPQRLRGTKIRLPYPSVGATEQVLLTAVLAEGVTELANAAVEPEIEDLICVLQKMGAIIAMDTDRTIRITGVDSLGGYTHAAIPDRLEAASWASAALATEGNIYVRGAQQRSMMTFLNTYRKVGGAFEIDDEGIRFWHPGSQLKSIALETDVHPGFQTDWQQPLVVALTQATGLSIIHETVYESRLGFTSALNQMGAHIQLYRECLGGSNCRFGQRNFLHSAVVSGPTKLQGADLVIPDLRGGFSYLIAALAAQGTSRVHGIDLINRGYENFMEKLVELGAKVELPGKALG; this is encoded by the coding sequence ATGACCGTCAACGACGATGTCCTGCTTGTCCACGGCGGAACCCCGCTTGAGGGCGAGATCCGTGTCCGCGGTGCGAAGAATCTCGTACCCAAGGCCATGGTCGCCGCCCTGTTGGGCAGCGCGCCGAGCCGGCTGCGCAATGTTCCCGACATCCGCGACGTGCGCGTCGTCCGCGGGCTGCTGCAGCTGCACGGCGTGACGGTGCGTCCGGGTGAGGAGCCGGGCGAGCTGGTGCTCGACCCGTCGCACGTCGAGAGCGCGAACGTCGCCGACATCGACGCCCACGCGGGTTCGAGCCGTATCCCGATCCTCTTCTGCGGCCCGCTCCTGCACCGCCTCGGGCACGCGTTCATCCCGGGCCTCGGCGGCTGCGACATCGGCGGCCGGCCGATCGACTTCCACTTCGAGGTGCTGCGGCAGTTCGGCGCGAGGATCGAGAAGCGGGCGGACGGCCAGTACCTGGAGGCCCCGCAGCGGCTGCGCGGCACCAAGATCCGGCTGCCGTACCCGTCCGTCGGCGCCACCGAGCAGGTGCTGCTGACGGCCGTTCTGGCGGAGGGCGTCACCGAGCTCGCCAACGCCGCCGTGGAGCCCGAGATCGAGGACCTCATCTGCGTTCTGCAGAAGATGGGCGCGATCATCGCCATGGACACCGACCGGACGATCCGCATCACGGGTGTCGACTCGCTCGGCGGCTACACCCACGCGGCCATCCCGGACCGCCTGGAGGCCGCCTCCTGGGCGTCCGCGGCGCTGGCGACCGAGGGCAACATCTACGTCCGCGGCGCCCAGCAGCGGTCGATGATGACGTTCCTGAACACCTACCGCAAGGTGGGCGGCGCCTTCGAGATCGACGACGAGGGCATCCGCTTCTGGCACCCGGGCAGCCAGCTGAAGTCGATCGCCCTGGAGACGGACGTCCACCCCGGTTTCCAGACCGACTGGCAGCAGCCGCTGGTCGTCGCCCTGACGCAGGCGACGGGCCTGTCGATCATCCACGAGACGGTGTACGAGTCCCGCCTCGGCTTCACCTCCGCGCTCAACCAGATGGGCGCGCACATCCAGCTCTACCGCGAGTGCCTCGGCGGCTCGAACTGCCGCTTCGGCCAGCGCAACTTCCTGCACTCCGCGGTCGTTTCGGGCCCCACCAAGCTGCAGGGCGCCGACCTGGTCATCCCCGACCTGCGCGGCGGCTTCTCATACCTCATCGCGGCGCTGGCGGCCCAGGGCACGTCCCGGGTGCACGGCATCGACCTCATCAACCGCGGCTACGAGAACTTCATGGAGAAGTTGGTTGAGCTTGGGGCGAAGGTCGAACTGCCGGGGAAGGCTCTCGGCTAG
- a CDS encoding YqgE/AlgH family protein yields MTEVSSLTGRLLVATPALADPNFDRAVVLLLDHDEEGSLGVVLNRPTPVDVGDILEAWADLTGEPGVVFQGGPVSLDSALGVAVIPGGASSEGAPLGWRRVHGAIGLVDLEAPPELLASALGSLRIFAGYAGWGPGQLEDELVEGAWYVVESEPGDVSSPSPERLWREVLRRQRNELAMVATYPDDPSLN; encoded by the coding sequence ATGACCGAGGTGTCCTCGCTCACAGGGCGGCTGCTCGTGGCCACGCCCGCCCTGGCGGACCCGAACTTCGACCGCGCTGTGGTGCTGCTCCTCGACCACGACGAGGAGGGCTCGCTCGGTGTCGTCCTCAACCGCCCGACCCCGGTGGACGTCGGCGACATCCTGGAGGCCTGGGCGGACCTGACAGGCGAACCCGGCGTCGTCTTCCAGGGCGGCCCGGTGTCGCTGGACTCGGCGCTGGGCGTCGCGGTCATCCCGGGCGGCGCGTCCAGTGAAGGCGCACCCCTCGGCTGGCGGCGCGTCCACGGCGCGATCGGTCTCGTCGACCTGGAGGCCCCGCCAGAACTCCTCGCCTCGGCCCTCGGCTCCCTGCGCATCTTCGCGGGATACGCGGGCTGGGGCCCCGGCCAGCTGGAGGACGAACTCGTCGAGGGCGCCTGGTACGTCGTCGAATCCGAACCCGGAGACGTCTCCTCCCCGTCCCCCGAACGCCTCTGGCGCGAGGTCCTGCGCCGCCAGCGCAACGAGCTCGCGATGGTGGCGACGTACCCGGACGACCCTTCTCTCAACTGA
- a CDS encoding DUF3039 domain-containing protein: MSTLEPETQPQRGAGTGTLVEPTPQVSHGDGDHERFAHYVQKDKIMASALDGTPVVALCGKVWVPGRDPKKYPVCPMCKEIYESMGAGGDKGKDGKGGDKK, encoded by the coding sequence ATGAGCACTCTTGAGCCTGAGACCCAGCCCCAGCGAGGCGCGGGGACGGGGACCCTCGTCGAGCCGACGCCGCAGGTGTCGCACGGCGACGGGGACCACGAGCGCTTCGCCCACTACGTCCAGAAGGACAAGATCATGGCGAGCGCCCTCGACGGGACGCCCGTCGTGGCCCTCTGCGGCAAGGTGTGGGTCCCGGGCCGCGACCCGAAGAAGTACCCCGTGTGCCCCATGTGCAAGGAGATCTACGAGTCCATGGGCGCCGGCGGCGACAAGGGCAAGGACGGCAAGGGCGGCGACAAGAAGTAA
- a CDS encoding tetratricopeptide repeat protein: protein MDSLLRARELAYARKYREARALVDRAEPESAEELSLAALVLVELRDPEAALPLAERAVGLAPDGWQGWVALADADLLLGRWDAAVASARAAVRLAPKEAASHRALGVALNKVGGRGGEARTELKRAKELGGRRALLMPARPRPWTIVVLVLFLVFFSTLPLVGDWPDGLETTFQVLRTASFVWIILIVMGPRRAGLTWRSRFGEIRAANERLYSGGGREASMRAAVALTPW, encoded by the coding sequence ATGGATTCGTTGCTGCGGGCGCGGGAACTGGCGTACGCGAGGAAGTACCGCGAGGCCCGGGCGCTGGTGGATCGGGCGGAGCCGGAGAGCGCGGAGGAGTTGAGCCTGGCCGCGCTGGTGCTGGTGGAACTGCGCGATCCGGAGGCGGCGCTACCGCTGGCAGAGCGGGCGGTGGGGCTGGCGCCGGACGGCTGGCAGGGGTGGGTCGCGCTCGCCGACGCGGATCTGCTGCTGGGGCGGTGGGACGCGGCCGTGGCCTCGGCACGCGCCGCCGTCCGGCTGGCACCGAAGGAGGCGGCGTCGCACCGGGCGCTGGGGGTGGCCCTCAACAAGGTGGGCGGTCGGGGCGGCGAAGCCCGCACGGAGCTGAAGCGGGCGAAGGAACTCGGGGGCCGCAGGGCGCTCCTGATGCCGGCGCGGCCGCGCCCGTGGACGATCGTGGTACTGGTCTTGTTCCTCGTCTTCTTCAGCACCCTGCCGCTGGTGGGGGACTGGCCGGACGGGCTGGAGACCACCTTCCAGGTGCTGCGCACCGCCTCATTCGTGTGGATCATTCTGATCGTGATGGGCCCTCGGCGGGCGGGACTGACGTGGCGGTCGCGGTTCGGCGAGATACGCGCAGCGAACGAGCGGCTGTACAGCGGCGGGGGCCGCGAGGCGAGCATGCGGGCCGCGGTGGCCCTCACCCCGTGGTGA
- a CDS encoding beta-N-acetylhexosaminidase, translated as MELIPAPRAVEGPMCCGVVFDEDTTLWAGPGTRTTERWLRSTLGSALGLPLTPGPKDGGNSLRLCLDGELEPEAYKLSVVVGWGAEIRGGGPAGVFWGAQTLRQLLGPDAFRRAPVCPGLTYGIAHQIIEDAPRFGWRGLMLDVARHFMPKDGVLRYLDLMAAHKLNVFHFHLTDDQGWRLEIERYPRLTEVGSWRARTRRGHRASPLWEEKPHGGFYTQDDIREIVAYAAERHITVVPEIDVPGHSQAAIAAYPELGNGDVVDTSSLSVWDDWGVSKNVLAPTDGTLRFYEGVFEEVLELFPSTFIHIGGDECAKDQWRKSPAAQARIRELGLAGEDGLQSWFVRHFDTWLTARGRRLIGWDEILEGGLADGAAVSSWRGYAGGITAARSGHDVVMCPEQQVYLDHRQDGGADEPVPIGYVRTLEDVYRFEPVPPQLTEDQAHHVLGAQANVWTEVMEDPSRVDYQTFPRLAAFAEVAWSALPAPAERDFADFERRMTAHYKRLDALGVAYRPPAGPLPWQKRPAPEGMTGSLGRPIEGAPPNV; from the coding sequence ATGGAACTGATTCCGGCGCCACGCGCCGTCGAGGGCCCCATGTGCTGCGGTGTCGTGTTCGACGAGGACACGACCTTGTGGGCCGGACCTGGTACGAGGACCACGGAACGCTGGCTGCGCTCCACCCTGGGGTCGGCCCTGGGGCTGCCTCTGACACCCGGTCCGAAGGACGGCGGCAATTCCCTGCGACTGTGCCTGGACGGCGAACTGGAGCCGGAGGCGTACAAACTCTCGGTCGTCGTCGGCTGGGGAGCCGAGATCCGCGGCGGCGGTCCGGCGGGGGTGTTCTGGGGCGCCCAGACGCTGCGTCAGCTCCTCGGTCCCGACGCGTTTCGGCGCGCCCCCGTATGCCCCGGACTCACCTATGGAATTGCGCACCAGATCATCGAGGACGCACCTCGCTTCGGCTGGCGCGGACTCATGCTCGACGTGGCACGGCACTTCATGCCCAAGGACGGCGTTCTGCGCTACCTGGATCTCATGGCCGCCCACAAACTCAACGTCTTCCACTTCCACCTCACGGACGACCAGGGCTGGCGTCTGGAGATCGAGCGGTACCCGCGGCTCACCGAGGTCGGATCCTGGCGGGCGCGCACCAGACGCGGTCACCGGGCCTCTCCCCTGTGGGAGGAGAAGCCGCACGGCGGTTTCTACACGCAGGACGACATCCGCGAGATCGTGGCGTACGCGGCCGAGCGGCATATCACCGTCGTCCCCGAGATCGACGTCCCCGGGCACAGCCAGGCGGCCATCGCCGCCTATCCGGAACTCGGCAACGGTGATGTCGTCGACACGAGCTCCCTCTCGGTCTGGGACGACTGGGGCGTCTCGAAGAACGTGCTCGCCCCCACCGACGGCACACTGCGGTTCTACGAGGGGGTGTTCGAGGAAGTCCTGGAACTGTTCCCCTCGACGTTCATTCACATCGGCGGCGACGAGTGCGCCAAGGACCAGTGGCGGAAGTCCCCGGCCGCCCAGGCGCGCATCAGGGAACTGGGCCTCGCCGGCGAGGACGGACTCCAGTCGTGGTTCGTACGGCACTTCGACACCTGGCTCACGGCGCGCGGCCGCCGGCTCATCGGCTGGGACGAGATCCTGGAGGGCGGCCTCGCGGACGGCGCCGCGGTGTCCTCGTGGCGCGGATACGCGGGCGGCATCACGGCGGCGCGGAGCGGTCACGACGTCGTCATGTGCCCGGAGCAGCAGGTGTACCTGGACCACCGTCAGGACGGCGGCGCGGACGAGCCCGTGCCCATCGGGTACGTGCGCACCCTGGAGGATGTCTACCGTTTCGAGCCGGTTCCACCCCAGTTGACCGAGGACCAGGCGCATCACGTCCTCGGTGCCCAGGCCAATGTGTGGACCGAGGTGATGGAGGATCCGTCGCGCGTGGACTACCAGACGTTCCCGCGGCTCGCCGCCTTCGCCGAGGTCGCCTGGAGCGCTCTGCCCGCCCCCGCCGAACGGGACTTCGCGGACTTCGAACGGCGGATGACCGCCCACTACAAGCGACTTGACGCGCTGGGAGTGGCCTATCGCCCGCCCGCGGGGCCGCTTCCGTGGCAGAAGCGACCGGCCCCCGAAGGAATGACAGGAAGCCTCGGACGCCCGATCGAGGGGGCGCCGCCAAACGTGTGA
- a CDS encoding FAD binding domain-containing protein, producing the protein MTTHAPQAAQAVTLPASLDEAVAALAAMPAAVPVAGGTDLMAAVNSGQLRPAALVGLGRISEIRGWQYQDGHALLGASLTHARMGRPDFAALIPALAAAARAAGPPQIRNAGTLGGNIASAAPTGDALPVLAALEAALIIAGPGGARREIPVSHLLAGVEMLRGGELIGYVRVPLLHAPQVFLKATGRTGPGRAVASVALVLDPARRGVRCAVGAIAPMPLRPLDAEAWVAQLIDWDGERTLVPEALHAFGEYVAAACIPDPVPAEDGSVQQLPPAVLHLRRTVAALARRALGRALS; encoded by the coding sequence TTGACCACGCACGCACCGCAGGCGGCGCAGGCCGTGACGCTGCCCGCCTCGCTCGACGAGGCGGTGGCGGCTCTGGCCGCCATGCCCGCCGCCGTTCCCGTGGCCGGCGGCACCGACCTCATGGCCGCGGTCAACTCCGGACAGCTGCGGCCCGCCGCACTCGTCGGCCTCGGCCGGATCAGCGAGATCCGCGGCTGGCAGTACCAGGACGGCCACGCGCTGCTCGGCGCGAGCCTCACGCACGCCCGCATGGGGCGCCCCGACTTCGCGGCCCTCATCCCGGCCCTCGCCGCCGCCGCGCGCGCGGCCGGACCGCCGCAGATCCGCAACGCGGGAACCCTCGGCGGCAACATCGCGTCGGCCGCCCCTACGGGGGACGCGCTGCCCGTACTGGCCGCCCTGGAGGCCGCGTTGATCATCGCGGGCCCGGGCGGAGCCCGCCGTGAGATCCCGGTCTCGCACCTGCTCGCGGGCGTGGAGATGCTCCGCGGCGGCGAACTCATCGGCTACGTGCGCGTGCCGCTGCTGCACGCGCCGCAGGTCTTCCTGAAGGCGACGGGACGTACCGGACCCGGGCGCGCGGTCGCGTCCGTGGCGCTCGTCCTGGACCCCGCCCGGCGCGGAGTGCGGTGCGCCGTCGGGGCCATAGCGCCGATGCCGCTGCGGCCGCTGGACGCCGAGGCGTGGGTCGCCCAGCTGATCGACTGGGACGGCGAGCGGACGCTGGTGCCCGAGGCGCTCCATGCCTTCGGGGAGTACGTCGCCGCGGCCTGCATCCCCGACCCCGTCCCCGCCGAGGACGGCTCCGTACAACAGCTTCCGCCCGCCGTACTGCACCTGCGGCGCACCGTCGCCGCGCTGGCCCGACGAGCACTGGGGAGGGCACTGTCGTGA